Proteins co-encoded in one Armatimonadota bacterium genomic window:
- a CDS encoding methionine--tRNA ligase subunit beta, producing MITIQDFQKLQIRVGEVIAAAKVPGADKLLQLTLDFGDEARTAVAGIALCYQPQQLVGKRVVAITNLQPAVIRGLRSDAMILACGDERDLSVVMTDPERPAPKGAIVR from the coding sequence ATGATCACCATCCAGGATTTCCAGAAGCTGCAGATTCGCGTGGGCGAGGTCATCGCCGCCGCCAAGGTGCCGGGGGCGGACAAGCTGCTCCAGCTCACGCTCGACTTCGGCGACGAGGCGCGCACCGCGGTCGCCGGCATCGCCTTGTGCTACCAGCCACAGCAGCTCGTCGGCAAGCGCGTGGTTGCCATCACCAACCTCCAGCCCGCCGTTATCCGCGGCCTGCGCTCCGACGCCATGATCCTGGCCTGCGGCGACGAGCGCGACCTCTCGGTGGTGATGACCGACCCCGAGCGCCCCGCGCCCAAGGGCGCAATCGTGCGCTGA
- a CDS encoding chemotaxis protein CheW, which produces MAAQQANQAVIERAERLRAEHRAAERKSEMLTLVTFRLGRETYALAAHQVRGVITRQTVVPIPSTPPHLLGITNFRGEILPVFDLTVLLGLGTAPTAPDYLLIARPGPDTAALGCDSCPEVVQIAADEIKPPVSASAAPDARYLRGQALVAGGMLRVLDADQVLRY; this is translated from the coding sequence ATGGCCGCACAACAGGCAAACCAGGCGGTGATCGAGCGGGCCGAACGCCTGCGCGCCGAGCATCGCGCAGCGGAGCGCAAGTCGGAGATGCTGACGCTGGTTACCTTCCGCCTGGGGCGCGAGACCTATGCGCTGGCTGCCCACCAGGTGCGGGGCGTCATCACGCGGCAGACGGTGGTGCCCATTCCTTCCACCCCGCCGCACCTGCTGGGGATTACGAACTTCCGGGGCGAGATTCTGCCCGTATTCGATCTCACGGTACTGCTGGGTCTGGGCACGGCGCCGACGGCGCCCGATTACCTGCTGATCGCGCGCCCGGGCCCGGACACGGCGGCGCTGGGATGTGATAGCTGTCCGGAGGTGGTGCAGATAGCGGCGGATGAGATCAAGCCGCCGGTTTCGGCCAGCGCCGCGCCGGACGCCCGCTACCTGCGCGGGCAGGCACTGGTGGCGGGGGGCATGCTGCGCGTGCTTGACGCGGACCAGGTGCTGCGGTACTAA
- a CDS encoding zinc ribbon domain-containing protein: protein MTARARRSRKPKVPIYEFRCSACDHEFEALCRMGSGGRGAACPRCGKRRLRRLPSRFSARSGDGAGSAAAAAGSGCASCSSRNCSTCR, encoded by the coding sequence ATGACCGCGCGCGCACGACGTTCGAGGAAGCCAAAGGTGCCGATATACGAGTTTAGATGCTCCGCCTGCGACCACGAATTCGAGGCCTTGTGCCGCATGGGCTCCGGTGGCAGAGGCGCCGCCTGCCCCCGCTGCGGCAAGCGGCGGCTGCGTCGGCTGCCATCAAGGTTCAGCGCGCGTTCGGGGGATGGAGCCGGCAGCGCGGCCGCCGCCGCCGGCAGCGGCTGTGCGAGTTGCTCGAGTCGGAATTGCTCCACCTGCCGGTAG
- a CDS encoding chemotaxis protein CheW: MAEAARDRQPTLGVAPPITAGEPLPEALQVVLFRAGGVLFAVPANEVEQARRRDDDRAADVDLAAALGGGPRDRAGMALIVRHQGNHLRLLADEVLKVAALPLAVIYPLPRLVAESQRGGYVSGVAICGDELVLILDAGALERETSAAAVAGLAPSGIEG, from the coding sequence GTGGCGGAGGCTGCGCGGGACCGACAACCTACCCTTGGGGTTGCCCCCCCGATCACCGCCGGCGAGCCCCTGCCGGAGGCCCTGCAGGTCGTCCTCTTCCGCGCGGGTGGCGTGCTGTTTGCGGTGCCGGCCAACGAGGTGGAGCAGGCCCGGCGGCGCGACGACGACCGCGCCGCCGACGTTGATCTCGCGGCGGCGCTCGGCGGGGGCCCGCGGGACCGCGCAGGGATGGCGTTGATCGTGCGACACCAGGGAAATCACCTGCGCCTGCTGGCGGATGAGGTGCTGAAGGTAGCGGCGCTGCCGTTGGCGGTCATCTACCCGCTGCCGCGCCTGGTCGCCGAAAGCCAGCGCGGCGGCTACGTCAGCGGCGTCGCGATCTGCGGCGACGAGCTGGTTCTCATCCTCGACGCGGGCGCGCTCGAGCGGGAAACAAGCGCCGCGGCGGTTGCCGGCCTCGCGCCCAGCGGCATCGAGGGATAG